From Peromyscus eremicus chromosome 3, PerEre_H2_v1, whole genome shotgun sequence, one genomic window encodes:
- the LOC131905691 gene encoding cysteine-rich PDZ-binding protein-like — MVCKKCEKKLGTVITPDTWKDGARNTTGSGGRKLNENKALTSKKARFDPYGKNKFSTCRICKSSVHQPGSYYCQGCAYKKGICAMCGKKVLDTKNYKQTSV; from the coding sequence ATGGTGTgcaaaaaatgtgaaaagaaactTGGCACAGTTATCACTCCTGATACATGGAAGGATGGTGCACGGAACACCACAGGAAGTGGTGGGAGGAAGCTGAATGAAAACAAAGCTTTGACTTCAAAGAAAGCAAGGTTTGATCCATATGGAAAGAATAAGTTCTCCACTTGCAGAATTTGTAAAAGTTCTGTACACCAGCCAGGTTCTTATTACTGTCAAGGCTGTGCCTACAAAAAAGGCATCTGTGCAATGTGTGGCAAAAAGGTTTTGGATACCAAAAACTACAAACAGACTTCTGTCTAG